CGTTAATTGGTCTTATTGAATTGCTTATGACTCTTACTGAACTGAAAAACCGAATCGATAACATGGTTGGTAGCCATAGAGACGACCTTTTGGAAATCGTGCTGTCGTTTTTAGGAAGACTGGCAACAGTTATCGCTGTAATAGTGGGGATTGGCGCTCTAATCAGCTACAGGGACGTGGTGCTTCCTACTGCTCCCGATTTCATCCTTGTTTCAGGGGTTGCGCTGGTCTTCGGGTGGTTCGGGTTGTTAGTTTGGGTAGCGATAAGCGGTTGGCACAAGCTGGCAGAAACCAGAGGTTACTCATGGAGTACGCATGCAATAGGGGCTGTAATTATGGTGTTCTCCATGTTCTTCATCATAGCTGGCGCTCATGCCGCGTTCGTCAATTAACAAAGCCATTAAGTCTGTTCCGGGCCGATGGCCCTACACCGGACGTCCCTGTCGGGCCGCCGCTTATGGCTGGCGTTATGCCTCAGAAAAGGAGCTATTAGTACATTGAGCGATTGGATCCTCATTCTTGTACTGACGCTGATACCAGGGATCGCGATGCCGATCGGAGCGTCCTTTTCCGGGCTTGAACGTATTCGGCCACGCTGGCTTGAATCTGAGGTTCGCCACAGCGTAATCGCCTTTGGTGGTGGGGCGCTTTTGGCAGCAGTCGCGCTAGTTCTTGTTCCGGTGGGGATAAGAAACCTGGACCCACTGCTGATAGTCCTATGTTTTATGAGTGGTGCAGTGGCATTCATGCTGCTCGACGTTCTCCTGGCTGCCAAGGCCACCCCAGTGAGTCAATTGGTAGCGATGTTATCTGATTTCATCCCCGAAGCTCTGGCACTTGGTGCAACTTTCGCTGTCTCGAAGGCGTCAGGGCTGTTACTTGCAGGAATTATTGCGCTACAGAATCTCCCGGAAGGTTTTAACGCCTGCGGGGAAGTTACAAATTCGACCCATTATCGTGTTTCACAGGTGGTTGGCGCATTCACTCTGATGGCCTTGTTAGGTCCAATTTCGGGGCTAACCGGATATTTTGTCTTGTCGGGATTTCCGGAACTTGTTTCTGCTATCTCGCTATTTGCCGCTGGCGGTATCCTGTACCTGATTTTTCAAGATATTGCGCCGCAGGCCAAACTGAAAAAGCACTGGGCACCCCCATTGGGCGCGGTAGCAGGTTTTTTACTCGGCGTTATGGGTAAAGTTGCAGTTGGCGCATAAAAGAATAGTGGTGGAACTGAAATGTCAACGTTTGAAAGTAATGCACGAAGACCAGCCCCGGGAAGGCAGCGCGTTTGGAATGAAGGAAGAAACCCGGACAGGCACGTCCGTTCAGAACTTGGGCCAGCCTACCAAAAGTTACTTTCGGCGTGTGACGAAGTCCTCCAACGAGGGCGGAAGACATTGCATAACAAAACGGTCAACCGGACATCAAAAGCGTACCGCTTTTGATGTCCTCCGCTGGCGCTCCGGCCGGTTACTTTAGCGTTATGGCTGAAAGACATGGATCAAGTATTTGGGCTGCTTGAAGATTGGTTTCAAGTGGGGATCGCCCCGGCAATTCGCCGAAGAACAATTATTGGCGGGCTAATCATAGCTGGGTGTGTTGCTGGATCAATGTATTTTCAGTCGTGGCCACCCCTGGTTTTGGTGGCAATAGTTTTTGCTGAGAGGGTTTTCGAATTTGCGCATATCTCAAAGACCAAGCAGGTGGTTGGCTCTTTGACCGTGAGAGTGACTGAAAATAGCCTTGCTCTTGGCACTTCAGATACAAAAGAGGAAGTCGTCTATCCCTGGCGATCACTTGCTTACAGAGTGATTAACTCGAACGGTGGTGGGCCGGCGGCAATCTCGATAGAAGATTGCGACCGAAAAAACAGTAAGCAAAAGCTAGTTGGCTACGAGCGGATGAACGAGTTAGCCGCTCTGATTGCAGCCAATGCGAATAAGCCATAACAAGTCACAGCACCGGACGCCACTGTCGTGGCGCCGGTGTGTTTAGCGTTAGGCATGAGGAGGTGCAGAGCTTTGGGAAAAATCGCGGACCTTTTTAATGCTGCTATTCATGGCGGCTCCCGAAGCTTCAACTCTGGGGAAAACGCTATTCTCGATGCGGTAGAAGCTGAATTGCCAGAGTCGGAGCGCGAGATATTCTCGAAGCAGCGAAGCGCTGTAAATCTTGTGCAAAGGCAGCGTCCCGGAAAGCTCGTAGTGGCCTATTACGGAAAAGCGTCGAGTGTTCCTGAAATGCCATACCAATCATATGAATATTGCTTGGCAGAGGTCTGGCACAATCAAGGTAAGCAGCCTCGAAAAACCAATGTTGTGTTGCACAATGGCTTACTCCAAAGTCTTGAGCGCTCTGTTCCGAGATCCGAATCGGAAGTCAGAGAAATAGTCAGCGTTCTGCTCCACCCGCAGAGCTATCAGAGCTTACCGGAGGAGCTAGATTCTGAGGAGCACGGCAACAATGCCTAACAATGTGGTCAACGGGACGCCAACTGCGCTGCGCTCCGTTGGCGCCCATTACCACTGGCGTTAATGGCCAAGACCCCGGAAGGATTCAGGCAGTAAAGCAGGGAGTTACTTTCAAATTTTCACTTCCATTCAACTCCTCTCCCCGCAAAACACTGCAAAATCTGATAGTTCCGTGTTCTGGTTCCTCGCGCCATGGGCTAGTTTAGGTGCAAGCTGTTTGGTAAAGGGCATTCGGGTTTGGGTGCCAGGGATAAATCGCCGGGTAACCGGCCATTAACAAGGCGCATCAGTACACGGCCGGTGGCCGCCGGACGCCACTGACGTGGCGCCGCTGTGCTTCGGCGTTATGTGGGCGTTCCCATAGAGAATCCAGATGGCATTCAGTGAGTTTGAATCAAAGAAAATTGAGCGGGCCGCTTCAGAGTTTCTGGAAAATCGGAGGCCTCCAGTCGAGATCCGAGCTAAGTTAGATTTAGACGTTCGGGTGTCTGGCCAAAGCGTGCAAATTGTCGAGATTCGCCCTCATTTCCGGGAGCCGTCCACGATCATTGAATCACCGGTAGCAAAAGCTACCTACGTCAAAAAAGCGCAGCGCTGGAAAATCTACTGGATGCGTAGCGATCTGAAGTGGCATTCGTACACGCCAGAGCCTGAGTCACGATCCATCGAGGAATTCTTTGCTATCGTGAATGCCGATGAGAATGGCTGTTTCTTCGGGTAGCACATAACAAGGCGCTGTAGTTCGCGGCCTGCGGCCGCCGGACGCCCTTTTCATTGCGGCTTCGCCTCCATTACAAGGTCGCCGCTAAGCTCAGCGTTAAGCAGTAATCGAAAACATGGAACAAGTGGTCATGATCAGGGATGTGATCTTTCCCAAAGATAGTGAAGAGTTGAGAGCGCTCATTCTTGAGTACGCGGATTGGCTGGATATCGACCTTTCTTATCAGGATTTTGAGGGAGAGATGGCCTCGCTCGAGGCTTTGTTCTCGCTTCCCAACGGCCAATATACGTTTGCTATTGTGCAATCGCAGGTGGCCGGTGGCGTTGGTTTTCGCCGACTTGATGAGCACACCGCAGAGGTGAAGCGGCTGTACGTTCGGCGCCAATATCAGGGTAACGGGCTTGGGCGCCGGCTAATGGACAACTTATTGGTTAAGCTGAAAGGTTTGGGGTATACCCGAGTGGTCCTCGATGCCGTGCCTCCCACAAAAAAAGCTCAAGAACTATACGAGCTAATGGGCTTCCGGGAAATTGAGCCATATTTTTTCAATCCAACGCCCGACACTAAATTCTATGCATTTGATCTCCAGGACCATGCTTTGGAGAGCAATGCTTAACAAGCCGCGTCACTCGGACGGCCTTGTCAGGCCGCCGGTGCGCTCAGCGTTAGCGAGCAAAGGAAATATGCGAATTCTAAGTATCTATCTCATCAGCGTTCTTCTCTTCGTTTCCTCTGCAAAGCTCTTCGCGGCAGATAGCCTGGACGAGCGTTTATTCTCTGAACTGCGACTAATCAATCAGTCCATGAGCAAGATGGTTTCGGAAAACGAGGCTTTTATCGGAGAGCTGGACAAGGAGCGTTGCTCTAAAGCAGCGTCGAAGGGGACATCCTGCGGGGAGCAATCAATTCGGCATTTGGCCGCTTTGGACGAGAGCAACCGAAAATCAGAAGTGTATGTAAAACAGATGGTTGAAGGGTGGGCCCAGGTCTACGGAATGCTGCGCGTGGCGCACATGCAATGTGGCCTAAATAGCATCAATTTTGAGGCGATGCCGGCTTCTCTGAGAGCGCAATCCAGATTAGTCGAACTAGATCCGGACAATGTCCTTTTGGAGTACATTGAGGCATCTGAAGGCGCATTGAAAGAGGATCTTAATGACCTTGATTGTGATGCGATCAAGTCGTTTACTGCCACTGTTCAACAGATAGTTATCGCGGCACGTCGGGCACAGGAAAAAATGCGCTAACAAGTGCAGGCACGGCGACGCCCACTACATTGCGCCTTTGGCTCCATTTCATGGGCGCGCATGCTGCAAGCGTTATACCTACCAATGAATAGGAGAATGAAGTGAATAGTTGTACCGTTTTTGTCCCGGCATCCCCCAAGGCTGTAGGCCGCGATAAGAAAGTAAAAAAAGGAACCGGTGAGTTTGAAAAGGGTTTCTTCGGCAAAAAAGAGAAAACTGTCACTGAGACCGAGTTCGAGCAAACAGGGTGGTCAGACAAAGAGATCGACGGTTTTCAACTTCAAAAAGACCTACAAAAAGCCCTCAATGATCTGAATAGGGACGGATTCGAAGTGGTAACGGTGACGCCGATTACCTCTGGGAATTATTCTTGGAAAACGGGGCCGCAAGGCAACATCGGCGGGTATGGCTATGGGTATGGTTATAGTTATACAGAAGGACTACTCGTTACGGCCAAGAAGGTATAACCAGGTGGTCAACCGGACGCCAAAAGCGTGCCGCTTTTGGTGCCCTCCGCTGCGCTCCGGCGCCGGTTACCATCAGCGTTAAATGTAAGGAAGTACATGGCCCAGAATCCATTCTATGTCTATGCATTGAAAGACCCTAGAGAGCGACCTGCAAAAGCCTTTTATATTGGTAAAGGCACAGGGAATCGTGCGTGGGAGCATCAGACGGTAGAAGATGACAGCGAAAAAGGGCAGGTCATCAAGGCAATACATGAGTCTGGCCATTCGGTGCTGCATACAGTTATCACTGACAATCTTAATGAAGAACAGGCACTCAAAATTGAAGCCGAATTGATTGCCGCATTTGGTATTCGTTCGCGGGGTGGGTTACTGACAAACAGGGTTCAACCGAATCCAGAAACCATCTCGAAAAAGGTCAGAGTCAATATACCGGAAGGCTGTTACGAAAAGGCTCAAATGGGGCTCGGCATACTGAAAAGCGCGGTCATGGAGCTCGCCAAGGCCAATCCTGAAGGGATTAAAAACTCTGATGCTGCCAAATATCTCGGACTCCAATCAGATTACGGTGGCGGTTCCAAAGACTATCTAA
The genomic region above belongs to Marinobacter arenosus and contains:
- a CDS encoding ZIP family metal transporter, which codes for MSDWILILVLTLIPGIAMPIGASFSGLERIRPRWLESEVRHSVIAFGGGALLAAVALVLVPVGIRNLDPLLIVLCFMSGAVAFMLLDVLLAAKATPVSQLVAMLSDFIPEALALGATFAVSKASGLLLAGIIALQNLPEGFNACGEVTNSTHYRVSQVVGAFTLMALLGPISGLTGYFVLSGFPELVSAISLFAAGGILYLIFQDIAPQAKLKKHWAPPLGAVAGFLLGVMGKVAVGA
- a CDS encoding DUF3024 domain-containing protein; translation: MAFSEFESKKIERAASEFLENRRPPVEIRAKLDLDVRVSGQSVQIVEIRPHFREPSTIIESPVAKATYVKKAQRWKIYWMRSDLKWHSYTPEPESRSIEEFFAIVNADENGCFFG
- a CDS encoding GNAT family N-acetyltransferase yields the protein MEQVVMIRDVIFPKDSEELRALILEYADWLDIDLSYQDFEGEMASLEALFSLPNGQYTFAIVQSQVAGGVGFRRLDEHTAEVKRLYVRRQYQGNGLGRRLMDNLLVKLKGLGYTRVVLDAVPPTKKAQELYELMGFREIEPYFFNPTPDTKFYAFDLQDHALESNA
- a CDS encoding GIY-YIG nuclease family protein — encoded protein: MAQNPFYVYALKDPRERPAKAFYIGKGTGNRAWEHQTVEDDSEKGQVIKAIHESGHSVLHTVITDNLNEEQALKIEAELIAAFGIRSRGGLLTNRVQPNPETISKKVRVNIPEGCYEKAQMGLGILKSAVMELAKANPEGIKNSDAAKYLGLQSDYGGGSKDYLTYSLLGLLMKEGRVERTEKRRHVAKSE